One Bombina bombina isolate aBomBom1 chromosome 5, aBomBom1.pri, whole genome shotgun sequence DNA segment encodes these proteins:
- the LOC128659845 gene encoding oocyte zinc finger protein XlCOF6-like: MNSYVLDKHLNSSYPSFTTGSIRIIPQTPKVLDTNNYSQTLGISQQIVKDDVELAGTGQQSLCTESNLVIKQEDNIYALSSEIDIPEDKPHTFTEFSKHIKEGKSLQSNQMIHTKEKYITCTECEKIFKLKSNLLKHQKIHTVEKPHTCAEFVKCFIQMTKRIGHETTHTGEKTFTCIECRKSFTHKSGLKKHERIHTGEKPFTCTECEKSFTIKSDLKKHEMIHTGEKPFTCTECRKSFTHKSDLKKHERIHTGEKPFTCTECGKSFTIKSDLKKHERIHTGEKPFTCTECGKSFTEKGSLKNHERIHTGEKPFTCTECGKCFTIKSNLKKHERIHTGEKPFTCKECGKCFTQINSLKTHKRIHTGEKPFTCTKCGKCFTQIISLKIHERSHTGEKPFICAECGKMFADKTTFQRHQLIHTGEKTFTCTECGKSFTIKSHLKEHERSHTGEKPFTCTECGVQFSQKCNLITHKRIHTGEKPFICAECGKMFADKTTFRRHQLIHTGEKTFTCTECGKSYSRIGDLKIHERSHTGEKPFTCTECGKSFTIKSHLKEHERSHTGEKPFMCTECGVQFSQKCNLLTHKRIHTGEKPFTCTECGVQFSQKCNLLTHKRIHTGEKPFICAECGKMFSDKTTFRRHQLIHTGEKPFTCKECGKSYSRMDILKTHERIHKGRNLSHI; this comes from the exons atgaactcatatgtgttag acaaacacctgAATAGTTcttatccatccttcactacaggaagcatcagaataaTACCACAAACTCCTAAAGTCTTAGACACCAataactattcacaaacattggggatatcacagcaaaTAGTTAAAGACGAtgttgaattggcaggaactgggcagcaatcattatgtacagagagtaatttagtcatcaaacaagaggacaacatttatgccttatctagtgaaattgaTATCCCAgaagataaaccacacacatttactgagttttcaaaacatattaaagaagggaaaagtctacagtctaaccaaatgattcatacaaaggagaaatatatcacatgtacagaatgtgagaaaatctTCAAATTGAAGTCAAATCTTTTAAAACACCAGAAAATTCACACTGTTGAGAAGCCTCACACATGTGCAGAGTTTGTCAAATGTTTTATACAAATGACAAAACGTATAGGTCATGAGACGACCCACACAGGGGAAAAAACGTTCACATGTATAGAGTgtagaaaaagttttacacataagagtggtctgaaaaagcatgaaaggattcacacaggagaaaagcctttcacatgtacagagtgtgaaaaaagttttacaataaagagtgatctgaaaaagcatgaaatgattcacacaggagaaaagcctttcacatgcacAGAGTgtagaaaaagttttacacataagagtgatctgaaaaagcatgaacggattcacacaggagaaaagcctttcacatgtacagagtgtggaaaaagttttacaataaagagtgatctgaaaaagcatgaaaggattcacacaggagaaaagcctttcacatgtacagagtgtggaaaaagttttacagaaaagggtagtctgaaaaatcatgaaaggattcacacaggagaaaagcctttcacatgtacagagtgtgggaaatgttttacaataaagagtaatctgaaaaagcatgaaaggattcacacaggagaaaagcctttcacgtgtaaagagtgtgggaaatgttttacacaaataaatagtctgaaaactcataaaaggattcacacaggagaaaagccgttcacatgtacaaagtgtgggaaatgttttacacaaataattagtctgaaaattcatgaaaggagtcacacaggagaaaaacctttcatttGTGCAGAATGTGGGAAAATGTTTGCAGACAAGACAACTTTCCAAAGACACCAActtattcacacaggggaaaaaacgttcacatgtacagagtgcggaaaaagttttacaataaagagtcatctgaaagagcatgaaaggagtcacacaggagaaaagccgttcacatgtacagagtgtggagtaCAGTTTTCACAAAAGTGTAATCTCATAACCCacaaaaggattcacacaggagaaaaacctttcatttGTGCAGAATGTGGGAAAATGTTTGCAGACAAGACAACTTTCCGAAGACACCAActtattcacacaggggaaaaaacgttcacatgtacagagtgtggaaaaagttattCACGAATTGGtgatctgaaaattcatgaaaggagtcacacaggagaaaagccgttcacgtgtacagagtgtggaaaaagttttacaataaagagtcatctgaaagagcatgaaaggagtcacactggAGAAAAGCCGTtcatgtgtacagagtgtggagtACAGTTTTCACAAAAGTGTAATCTCTTAACCCacaaaaggattcacacaggagaaaaacctttcacatgtacagagtgtggagtaCAGTTTTCACAAAAGTGTAATCTCTTAACCCacaaaaggattcacacaggagaaaaacctttcatttGTGCAGAATGTGGGAAAATGTTTTCAGACAAGACAACTTTCCGAAGACACCAActtattcacacaggggaaaagccgttcacatgtaaagagtgtggaaaaagttattCACGAATGGAtattctgaaaactcatgaaaggattcacaaaggaagaaacctttcacatattTAG